From a single Mycolicibacterium moriokaense genomic region:
- a CDS encoding ABC transporter permease, protein MPKHRLQGSLISESLVQTGRFLTQWRRDQGVLIGSLTLPIFILVVYDIVLGRRVQEVTGVDSTYGLVPLCSVLSAVFGALGGAVGLQLERDWGLTGRMWVLPVHRSSPLIGRLLAEAVRASVGTILITAVGMVMGLRFVHGWHTALLFILIPSFAVIGYATLVMAMAVRSNGRTIMTWLVATVVSLAFLNPGTTPIDLFPEWLRPLVRAQPMSPPIEAMRALALGDPVAWPLAMTVLWTSALVVVFLPIAVRGYRRAAESAT, encoded by the coding sequence ATGCCGAAGCATCGGTTACAGGGCTCGCTGATATCGGAGAGCTTGGTGCAAACCGGGCGATTCCTCACGCAGTGGCGCCGCGACCAAGGGGTCCTCATCGGATCACTCACACTCCCGATATTCATCTTGGTGGTCTACGACATCGTCTTGGGCCGGCGCGTTCAAGAGGTCACCGGCGTCGACAGCACTTACGGTCTCGTACCGCTGTGTTCAGTGCTGTCAGCAGTGTTCGGCGCCTTGGGGGGCGCAGTCGGCCTCCAACTGGAGCGCGATTGGGGGCTCACGGGTCGGATGTGGGTGCTACCCGTACACCGTTCGAGCCCGTTGATCGGCCGGTTGCTCGCCGAAGCCGTGCGTGCGTCGGTCGGGACGATCCTCATCACCGCCGTCGGGATGGTTATGGGCCTACGATTCGTGCACGGCTGGCACACGGCGCTGTTGTTCATCCTGATCCCCTCGTTCGCAGTCATCGGATACGCAACGCTGGTAATGGCAATGGCTGTACGCTCCAACGGCCGCACCATCATGACCTGGCTGGTGGCTACCGTCGTGTCACTGGCATTTCTCAATCCCGGTACCACACCCATTGACCTGTTCCCGGAATGGCTTCGACCATTGGTCCGCGCCCAGCCGATGTCACCGCCCATCGAGGCGATGCGCGCACTGGCGCTGGGTGACCCCGTTGCCTGGCCTTTGGCTATGACTGTGCTCTGGACAAGCGCGTTGGTCGTCGTATTCCTTCCGATCGCCGTACGCGGGTATCGGCGAGCGGCCGAATCAGCGACGTAA
- a CDS encoding class I SAM-dependent methyltransferase, giving the protein MEKLDSAVEFTAHNIRLDDGTYTIPESPHSMVDLSWFISARGVLDTVFPGDKSQFRIADVGCLEGGYAVEFARMGFQVLGIEIRDQNIAACNYVKSKVDLPNLEFVQDNALNIGDYGEFDAVFCCGLFYHLERPRAYLDTLSAVTKKLLILQTNFALISRAEKLLRLPTSVRFVTDKLLRKSEPTKFVLSAPIVNEGVPGRWFTEFPTKRSYIDRASNRWASWDNRKSFWIQREHLLQAIKDVGFDLVMEEFDNLKPSIAESLLGGRYAANLRGTFLGIKTADQASPGIG; this is encoded by the coding sequence ATGGAAAAACTTGACAGCGCCGTGGAATTCACCGCGCATAACATCCGCCTCGATGATGGCACTTACACGATTCCCGAGTCTCCGCATTCGATGGTGGATCTCTCCTGGTTCATATCCGCCCGCGGGGTCCTGGACACGGTGTTTCCAGGGGATAAGAGCCAATTCCGGATAGCGGATGTCGGCTGTCTCGAAGGTGGGTATGCCGTCGAGTTTGCGCGCATGGGATTCCAGGTCCTTGGAATAGAGATTCGTGACCAAAATATCGCTGCGTGCAACTATGTAAAGTCGAAGGTCGACCTACCGAATCTCGAGTTTGTCCAGGACAACGCCCTAAATATCGGCGATTACGGCGAATTCGACGCGGTCTTCTGCTGTGGACTTTTCTACCATTTGGAACGTCCTAGGGCATATTTGGATACACTCTCGGCGGTAACGAAAAAGCTTTTGATCCTGCAGACTAATTTCGCGCTTATCAGTCGGGCGGAAAAGCTACTTCGGTTGCCAACCAGTGTGCGTTTTGTAACGGACAAATTGCTCAGGAAGAGTGAGCCGACGAAGTTCGTACTTTCTGCACCGATTGTGAACGAGGGCGTTCCCGGAAGGTGGTTCACCGAGTTTCCCACTAAACGGTCTTACATCGACCGGGCGTCCAACCGGTGGGCGTCCTGGGACAATCGCAAGTCCTTCTGGATTCAGCGCGAACATTTACTCCAGGCGATCAAAGACGTCGGGTTCGATCTCGTCATGGAGGAATTTGACAATTTGAAGCCCAGCATCGCGGAGTCCCTTCTCGGTGGCCGCTATGCAGCGAACCTTCGGGGAACGTTCCTCGGAATCAAGACCGCGGATCAGGCGTCTCCCGGCATCGGCTGA